Proteins co-encoded in one Setaria viridis chromosome 9, Setaria_viridis_v4.0, whole genome shotgun sequence genomic window:
- the LOC117839162 gene encoding uncharacterized protein has protein sequence MDYAGAAHPAAAAPPPPVSDSQHAHYPHPYAGYPYPYGAYHQPAPAPATDPSALAAGSSSYYYPVPAATPSVAAQYDPYAAYQYYAPPSGGASDAGLSVYYFTAGEASQQAAATTSTTQVAQAATGKEAGKHFGFDPQRYAQAAAARASNGMTEPAAAPSMHHAQWNAHFGHPVPKNVLRKQMKKKPKVVQPPPCEVCKIQCDTLEVLMIHKQGKKHKKNLEKLQDSITPKPLLKPTSNAMGPTMAPSAVANSVVPAVQSKKKKISAATPADLEVKKRRVLEAGAAQGEVKICTVCNVVVNSQKVYEFHIAGQKHQAMVQKQQSLHFVA, from the exons ATGGACTACGCCGGCGCTGctcacccggcggcggcggcgccgccgccgccggtttcCGATTCCCAACACGCTCACTACCCCCACCCTTACGCCGGCTACCCCTACCCCTACGGCGCTTACCACCAACCCGCCCCGGCCCCAGCCACAGACCCCTCCGCCTTGGCCGCCGGCTCGTCATCTTACTACTATCCCGTCCCTGCCGCCACGCCATCCGTAGCCGCGCAGTACGACCCCTACGCGGCGTACCAATACTACGCCCCCCCGTCTGGTGGCGCTAGCGATGCGGGTCTCTCGGTATATTACttcaccgccggcgaggcgtCGCAGCAGGCGGCCGCCACCACATCGACAACGCAGGTTGCTCAGGCAGCGACCGGGAAGGAGGCGGGGAAGCACTTCGGGTTCGATCCGCAACGCTACGCTCAG GCAGCAGCTGCTAGAGCATCCAATGGAATGACAGAACCAGCTGCAGCCCCAAGCATGCACCATGCCCAGTGGAATGCCCATTTTGGGCATCCTGTGCCCAAGAATGTCTTGAGAAAACAAATGAAGAAAAAGCCAAAGGTCGTGCAACCACCACCATGTGAGGTCTGCAAGATTCAGTGCGATACCCTAGAGGTTCTCATGATACATAAGCAGGGGAAGAAGCACAAGAAAAACTTGGAGAAGTTACAAGACTCCATCACCCCAAAACCATTACTGAAGCCCACAAGCAATGCCATGGGACCAACTATGGCACCTTCCGCTGTTGCTAACTCTGTGGTTCCAGCTGTAcagtcaaagaagaagaagatctcaGCAGCAACGCCGGCAGATCTGGAGGTGAAGAAGAGGCGAGTTCTGGAGGCTGGAGCAGCTCAAGGAGAAGTAAAAATCTGCACAGTTTGCAATGTTGTCGTGAACAGCCAAAAGGTCTACGAATTTCACATAGCTGGGCAAAAGCACCAGGCCATGGTACAGAAGCAGCAATCGCTACATTTTGTAGCCTGA